One segment of Candidatus Hydrogenedens sp. DNA contains the following:
- a CDS encoding endonuclease III domain-containing protein, with the protein MEIYNTLSVFYGPTGWWPGDTPFEIAIGAI; encoded by the coding sequence ATGGAAATTTACAATACCTTATCGGTTTTTTATGGCCCTACAGGTTGGTGGCCTGGAGATACTCCTTTTGAAATTGCAATTGGGGCAATAT